From Carassius auratus strain Wakin chromosome 1, ASM336829v1, whole genome shotgun sequence, the proteins below share one genomic window:
- the dkk2 gene encoding dickkopf-related protein 2, whose translation MLTVLRSRSFWMLMLIVAVGRMGETQGTESKALVNSIKSLEPQPAAANRSSGFPKKDNMPAQGNPCSSDKECTVGTYCHSPQHAPSRCLTCRRRKKRCHRDNMCCPGNRCSNYICIPISEHALSSHKSSMEEHKMLSIKDKGWRRNGKAQAKISLKGHEGDPCLRSSDCSEGYCCARHFWTKICKPVLRQGEVCTKQRKKGSHSLEIFQRCDCAKGLACKVWKDATSFSRSRLHVCQRI comes from the exons ATGCTGACCGTTTTGCGGAGTCGGAGCTTTTGGATGTTGATGCTGATCGTCGCGGTCGGGCGGATGGGAGAAACTCAGGGGACCGAGAGCAAAGCCCTGGTGAATTCCATCAAATCACTGGAGCCTCAGCCCGCCGCCGCCAACCGCTCCAGCGGCTTCCCGAAGAAAGACAACATGCCCGCTCAG gGGAATCCATGCAGCAGTGATAAAGAGTGCACGGTGGGAACGTACTGCCACAGTCCTCAGCACGCCCCGTCCCGCTGCCTCACCTGCCGCAGGAGAAAGAAGCGCTGCCACAGAGACAACATGTGCTGCCCTGGGAACCGCTGCAGCAACT ATATCTGCATCCCCATCTCAGAGCATGCGCTGTCCTCACACAAGTCATCTATGGAGGAGCACAAAATGCTTTCCATCAAAGACAAAGGCTGGAGGAGGAACGGCAAAGCTCAGGCCAAGATCTCTCTCAAAG GTCACGAGGGCGACCCTTGCCTGCGATCTTCCGACTGCTCGGAGGGCTACTGCTGCGCTCGCCACTTCTGGACCAAAATCTGCAAGCCTGTGCTGCGGCAGGGCGAAGTCTGCACCAAGCAGCGCAAGAAAGGCTCCCACAGCCTGGAGATCTTTCAGCGCTGTGACTGTGCCAAAGGACTTGCCTGCAAGGTATGGAAAGACGCCACCTCCTTCTCCAGGTCCAGGCTGCACGTGTGCCAGAGGATCTGA